The nucleotide window AGCAGCGTTTGCGGGTTCAGCTCTTACGTTTTTTTCGGGGTTTGGCTTGGGTACGCTGCTATTGCCTGTTTTTACACTGTTTTTTCCTGCCGAAATTGCCATCGCCGTCACTGCAATTGTGCATTTTCTCAACAATATTTTCAAACTCTTTCTCGTTGGCAAAGCCATTGATACAGGAGTGTTGCGCCGTTTTGGGATAACGGCAGTGGTGGGTTCTTTTGCAGGGGCTTGGTTGCTGGGCAAATTGTCGTTTGTGCCGCCGATTTATAGCTACCACTGGGGCGATGCCGTTTTTCGGTCACTCTTTTAAAATTGGTAGTGGCGGCGGTGCTGCTGTTTTTTGTATGGTGGGAAATGTTGCCCAATACGCCGCAGTTCAATGCTCGCTACTTACCCGCAGGCGGTTTGTTGAGTGGTTTTTTCGGCGGCTTATCGGGTATGCAGGGGGCTTTGCGCAGTGCTTTTCTGATGCAATTACAACTTTCCAAAGAAACTTTTATTGCCACCGGAGTAGCCATTGCCTGCTGTATTGATATGGCTCGCCTCCTTTCGTACAGCGGTTGGGTATTCGACAATCATCATCATATACCTTATATGTATTTGTTCACGGCGCGTATAGCAGCATTTGGCGGTGCTTATTGTGGAAATCACTATTTAAAAAAGATGAGCCTTCATCTATTGCAACCGCTTGAGGCAGTATTGTTGATACTTTTTTCGCTGCTTTTGGCAATAGGGGTTTTATAAATAGTTTTTAAAAAAAATCATTTATATTGCCATTAAGTTGGGGGTTCAAATCATACGACAGTTTTTATCCGAACATCAAAAAATCAAAATTTTTACTACTCTTCTATTTTGTCTGAACCCTGATTTTTAGGATTAAAAGATGGGCAGGATTTTTTTGTTGCCCACCACTTTGACAAAGTTTAAAAGAAGTAAGCTAACCGAGTTCAGAAGTAAGCTAACCGAGTTCAGAAGTAATACCATCTATAAAACAGATATAGTCCAATATTTGCGAAATGGATTTTTTATTAATTTTGAACTATAAAATATTTATATATGTCTTTTCCTAAAATTATTCAAATCAAAGAACTTAAATCTTTACAAAGGCGTAGTATTCCACTTATTGCAAAAAGAATAAATATTCTTATTGTGTTAAAAAAGCATGAGCATACCGGAATTTCAAAAAGAGAAGTTTCTGATTTAACAGGAATAAATCATAACACCGTATTAAAATGGAGAAATATCTATGCAAAAGAAGGCTTAGATGCGTTTTTAAAGCATGGAAGAATTGGTTTTAAACCTTCCATTATAAAGGACAATGAACGAGAGCAATTAGAAAAATTATTGACCAACCCCAGCAATGGAATTGTAGGTTATACAGAACTACTAAACTGGGTAAATACTGAATTACACAAAGATATGAAGTATATTACTTTGGTAAAATATGTACAACGAAACTTTAATACCAAAATAAAAGTTGCCCGAAAAAGTCATGTCAAAAAAGAAGAAAAGGCAGTGGAGGCTTTTAAAAAAACTTCCATCAAAAGTGTATAAACCTTTTACTTTCAGTAAGTTTCCCATACAAAACAGTGAATCTATATTTTCAAGATGAATCAAGATTTGGAATGTTTACAAGAAATGGGAAAATACTTACTTCAAAAGGAATAAAACCTATCTGTCCTTACCATCAAGTTTTTAAATCTACCTATCTTTTTGGCTCATTTTCCCCTTTGGATGGGGATAATTTCTTGATGGAAATGTCTTTATGCAATGCACAAACTTTTCAAGTTTATCTGAATGAATTATCAAAACATAGACCATCGGAATATAAAATTTTAGTCTTGGATAATGCTGCCTTTCACAAGGCTAAAAAACTAAATATTCCAGAAAATATAGGAATGATTTTTCTTCCTCCATACTCGCCGGAACT belongs to Sphingobacteriales bacterium and includes:
- a CDS encoding sulfite exporter TauE/SafE family protein, whose translation is MADYSSYLILAIAAFAGSALTFFSGFGLGTLLLPVFTLFFPAEIAIAVTAIVHFLNNIFKLFLVGKAIDTGVLRRFGITAVVGSFAGAWLLGKLSFVPPIYSYHWGDAVFRSLF
- a CDS encoding TSUP family transporter; amino-acid sequence: MVVAAVLLFFVWWEMLPNTPQFNARYLPAGGLLSGFFGGLSGMQGALRSAFLMQLQLSKETFIATGVAIACCIDMARLLSYSGWVFDNHHHIPYMYLFTARIAAFGGAYCGNHYLKKMSLHLLQPLEAVLLILFSLLLAIGVL
- a CDS encoding helix-turn-helix domain-containing protein, with translation MSFPKIIQIKELKSLQRRSIPLIAKRINILIVLKKHEHTGISKREVSDLTGINHNTVLKWRNIYAKEGLDAFLKHGRIGFKPSIIKDNEREQLEKLLTNPSNGIVGYTELLNWVNTELHKDMKYITLVKYVQRNFNTKIKVARKSHVKKEEKAVEAFKKTSIKSV
- a CDS encoding IS630 family transposase codes for the protein MNLYFQDESRFGMFTRNGKILTSKGIKPICPYHQVFKSTYLFGSFSPLDGDNFLMEMSLCNAQTFQVYLNELSKHRPSEYKILVLDNAAFHKAKKLNIPENIGMIFLPPYSPELNPAEKVWWKFKRSFTNILCSSLNQVSDFITKTCQNLTSNEVKNICSFDYVFQYFDWTI